One Vespula pensylvanica isolate Volc-1 chromosome 1, ASM1446617v1, whole genome shotgun sequence genomic region harbors:
- the LOC122632002 gene encoding uncharacterized protein LOC122632002 isoform X2, with protein sequence MQLRPTMYRFYLKFFIVFNIIILISCNNENDFIRDYFEHRKIANVVGFSCYNVTNNIKLLRSFNDIHTFVAILKNEYLIKSDEILTKFLYTNNHYLGIFLDLRCENQNVSKLISKASKYHMYDEAHKWLIIGHNLKESLKIIDDSNFNIATDVIIAEPSTHGYVLYDVYNLSKDHGGSLKTILFGTWHKETGLYVTLIKHKFNRRANLQGMKLNVGVHFDHKLSNMSIDKYLLDYNNKSKDSHSKFMYAILINIAELYNFTINITKIDTWEKHGSNRGPMFVAFEEGIIDIYINPSMMITEKLNYGDIIAPVWPIRTCFLFRMISSTNLQLTQFIRPLSINVWYAMLLITALTAFILLSVLRKEGFHDFIGLCGISILSSVGAISQQASAVVPYGIAGRIAFLHIMFFSLLIFNYYSASMVSNRLRNMGNKMNDSLISLADSNFKIAIEPTEYINSLLQEPHIDVKYFYQNRWLKLPQSMRYLPIEEGLNHVAQGGFAYHTLTESAYPYIEKTFETSMMCELMEVHLFRTTLGLWTRKNGPFTEMLRIGFTKMNNIGLRDRELKRWSARKPRCPANMLIAEAISIQEAAPVLLFLVVGMVLSLSIVDNRYQ encoded by the exons ATGCAGTTGCGTCCTACCATGTATCGGTTCTACCTTAAATTCTTCATTGTgttcaatataataattttaatctcttGTAATAACGAAAATGATTTCATTCGGGATTACTTCGAACATAGAAAAATCGCTAACGTAGTCGGATTTTCTTGTTACAACGTGACGA ATAATATCAAATTGTTGAGATCGTTCAACGATATACACACTTTCGttgcaatattaaaaaacgaatacTTGATAAAATCTGATGAGATTTTGACGAAATTTTTGTACAccaataatcattatttaggTATCTTTTTGGATCTGAGATGTGAAAATCAAAATGTTAGCAAGCTTATCTCGAAA gCATCAAAATATCATATGTATGACGAAGCACACAAGTGGTTGATTATAGGtcataatttaaaagagagCTTGAAGATCATCGACGATAGTAATTTCAATATCGCTACTGATGTAATTATAGCTGAACCATCGACTCATGGTTACGTTTTATAcgatgtttataatttatctaaaGATCATGGTGGATCTTtgaaaacgatattatttggTACTTGGCACAAAGAAACTGGTTTGTATGTTACACTGATCAAACACAAATTCAATAGAAGAGCGAATCTCCAAGGAATGAAACTCAATGTTGGCGTGCAC TTCGATCACAAATTATCGAATatgtcgatcgataaatatttattggatTACAACAACAAATCGAAAGATAGTCATTCGAAATTTATGTACGCGATTTTGATTAACATCGCTGAGCTTTACAACTTCAC aattaatattacgaaaatagATACTTGGGAAAAACATGGCAGTAATCGTGGTCCAATGTTCGTAGCATTCGAAGAAggtataatcgatatttatataaatccaaGCATGATGATCActgagaaattaaattatggtGACATCATCGCTCCAGTTTGGCCGATACG GACATGTTTCTTATTTCGCATGATTTCATCGACAAATTTACAACTTACGCAATTCATACGACCATTATCTATAAATGTATGGTACGCTATGCTACTTATAACAGCTCTTAcagcttttattttattgagcGTCTTAAGAAAAGAAGGTTTTCATGATTTCATCGGACTCTGTGGAATCTCGATACTTTCTTCCGTCGGAGCTATATCGCAACAAG CTTCAGCTGTAGTACCTTACGGAATTGCAGGTCGTATAGCGTTTTTACACATAATGTTCTTCAGTTTGTTAATCTTCAATTATTACTCAGCTAGTATGGTATCGAATCGTTTAAGAAATAtgggaaataaaatgaatgattCATTAATTAGCTTAGCAGATAGCAATTTTAAGATCGCAATAGAACCTactgaatatattaattcattattacag GAACCACATAtagatgtaaaatatttttatcaaaatcgtTGGCTGAAGCTTCCTCAATCAATGAGATACTTGCCAATAGAGGAAGGATTAAATCATGTTGCTCAGGGTGGTTTTGCTTATCACACGTTAACAGAATCAGCTTATCCATATATCGAAAAAACTTTTGAAACTTCTATGATGTGCGAATTGATGGAAGTTCATCTCTTTCGAACGACTTTAGGGCTTTGGACTAGGAAAAATGGTCCCTTTACCGAAATGCTAAGAATTGG atttacGAAAATGAACAATATTGGTTTACGAGATCGTGAATTGAAACGTTGGTCTGCTAGAAAGCCTCGTTGTCCGGCAAATATGCTTATAGCCGAAGCTATATCGATTCAAGAAGCCGCCCCTGTTTTGTTGTTCCTCGTCGTTGGCATGGTTTTATCGTTGAGT ATCGTTGATAATAGATATCAATAG
- the LOC122632036 gene encoding pancreatic triacylglycerol lipase-like has protein sequence MSLVESYILLATAFVSAYAHPQNTLLNDVETIIKSVFKAAREPATFNLYTRENPFGEEQLFLNNTEVLYASHFNESRPTKFIVHGFSDTGNEAWVRGLIDAYLLHEDVNVIVVGWGILAADVYPVAANNTRKVGEFFGDFLEFLNRESNLEYKDVHISGHSLGSHVAGFAGAYLDGRIGRITGLDPASPLFETISGIVDPEFRLDPTDAQFVDVIHTSGPAFGFLAPLGHADFYPNNGEFPQPGCSFLPTTTYCSHSRAHQFMTESIGSTAGFKARTCESWEKYKERRCDYNPIVLMGEYASTSLRGKFYLSTNDEPPFAIE, from the exons ATGTCACTTGTTGAATCCTACATTCTTTTAGCGACCGCCTTCGTATCAG CGTACGCGCATCCGCAAAACACGTTATTAAACGACGTAGAAACGATCATCAAGTCGGTTTTTAAGGCAGCACGAGAACCAGCAACGTTTAATTTGTATACCAG ggAAAATCCTTTCGGCGAGGAACAGTTATTCTTGAATAATACAGAAGTCCTCTATGCATCTCACTTTAATGAAAGTCGTCCAACGAAGTTTATCGTTCATGGATTTAGCGACACTGGTAATGAAGCATGGGTACGAGGACTTATAGACG ctTACTTGTTACACGAAGATGTGAACGTAATAGTCGTTGGTTGGGGTATCTTGGCAGCAGACGTTTATCCTGTGGCTGCGAACAATACACGCAAAGTAGGAGAATTTTTTGGGgattttctcgaatttcttAACAGAGAATCGAATCTCGAATACAAGGATGTTCATATTAGCGGTCATAGTTTGGGTTCGCACGTAGCAGGTTTTGCTGGGGCTTATCTCGATGGTCGTATCGGCCGAATAACTg GTCTAGATCCTGCGAGTCCTCTTTTTGAAACGATCTCAGGAATCGTTGATCCAGAATTTCGATTGGATCCTACGGACGCACAATTTGTTGATGTTATACATACAAGTGGACCGGCTTTTGGATTTCTGGCACCCTTAGGTCATGCTGATTTTTATCCCAATAATGGTGAATTCCCACAACCTGGATGTTCTTTCTTACCAACGACCA CCTATTGTAGTCATTCTCGTGCACATCAGTTCATGACAGAAAGCATTGGTAGTACTGCAGGGTTTAAAGCAAGGACCTGTGAGAGTTGGGAAAAATACAAGGAACGTCGTTGTGATTACAATCCGATTGTCTTAATGGGAGAATACGCATCCACATC ATTACGAGGCAAATTCTATTTGTCCACCAACGATGAACCACCGTTCGCAATAGAATGA
- the LOC122632002 gene encoding uncharacterized protein LOC122632002 isoform X1, whose protein sequence is MQLRPTMYRFYLKFFIVFNIIILISCNNENDFIRDYFEHRKIANVVGFSCYNVTNNIKLLRSFNDIHTFVAILKNEYLIKSDEILTKFLYTNNHYLGIFLDLRCENQNVSKLISKASKYHMYDEAHKWLIIGHNLKESLKIIDDSNFNIATDVIIAEPSTHGYVLYDVYNLSKDHGGSLKTILFGTWHKETGLYVTLIKHKFNRRANLQGMKLNVGVHFDHKLSNMSIDKYLLDYNNKSKDSHSKFMYAILINIAELYNFTINITKIDTWEKHGSNRGPMFVAFEEGIIDIYINPSMMITEKLNYGDIIAPVWPIRTCFLFRMISSTNLQLTQFIRPLSINVWYAMLLITALTAFILLSVLRKEGFHDFIGLCGISILSSVGAISQQASAVVPYGIAGRIAFLHIMFFSLLIFNYYSASMVSNRLRNMGNKMNDSLISLADSNFKIAIEPTEYINSLLQEPHIDVKYFYQNRWLKLPQSMRYLPIEEGLNHVAQGGFAYHTLTESAYPYIEKTFETSMMCELMEVHLFRTTLGLWTRKNGPFTEMLRIGFTKMNNIGLRDRELKRWSARKPRCPANMLIAEAISIQEAAPVLLFLVVGMVLSLSVCAIENIIFWLYSKRSLIIDINRRHMG, encoded by the exons ATGCAGTTGCGTCCTACCATGTATCGGTTCTACCTTAAATTCTTCATTGTgttcaatataataattttaatctcttGTAATAACGAAAATGATTTCATTCGGGATTACTTCGAACATAGAAAAATCGCTAACGTAGTCGGATTTTCTTGTTACAACGTGACGA ATAATATCAAATTGTTGAGATCGTTCAACGATATACACACTTTCGttgcaatattaaaaaacgaatacTTGATAAAATCTGATGAGATTTTGACGAAATTTTTGTACAccaataatcattatttaggTATCTTTTTGGATCTGAGATGTGAAAATCAAAATGTTAGCAAGCTTATCTCGAAA gCATCAAAATATCATATGTATGACGAAGCACACAAGTGGTTGATTATAGGtcataatttaaaagagagCTTGAAGATCATCGACGATAGTAATTTCAATATCGCTACTGATGTAATTATAGCTGAACCATCGACTCATGGTTACGTTTTATAcgatgtttataatttatctaaaGATCATGGTGGATCTTtgaaaacgatattatttggTACTTGGCACAAAGAAACTGGTTTGTATGTTACACTGATCAAACACAAATTCAATAGAAGAGCGAATCTCCAAGGAATGAAACTCAATGTTGGCGTGCAC TTCGATCACAAATTATCGAATatgtcgatcgataaatatttattggatTACAACAACAAATCGAAAGATAGTCATTCGAAATTTATGTACGCGATTTTGATTAACATCGCTGAGCTTTACAACTTCAC aattaatattacgaaaatagATACTTGGGAAAAACATGGCAGTAATCGTGGTCCAATGTTCGTAGCATTCGAAGAAggtataatcgatatttatataaatccaaGCATGATGATCActgagaaattaaattatggtGACATCATCGCTCCAGTTTGGCCGATACG GACATGTTTCTTATTTCGCATGATTTCATCGACAAATTTACAACTTACGCAATTCATACGACCATTATCTATAAATGTATGGTACGCTATGCTACTTATAACAGCTCTTAcagcttttattttattgagcGTCTTAAGAAAAGAAGGTTTTCATGATTTCATCGGACTCTGTGGAATCTCGATACTTTCTTCCGTCGGAGCTATATCGCAACAAG CTTCAGCTGTAGTACCTTACGGAATTGCAGGTCGTATAGCGTTTTTACACATAATGTTCTTCAGTTTGTTAATCTTCAATTATTACTCAGCTAGTATGGTATCGAATCGTTTAAGAAATAtgggaaataaaatgaatgattCATTAATTAGCTTAGCAGATAGCAATTTTAAGATCGCAATAGAACCTactgaatatattaattcattattacag GAACCACATAtagatgtaaaatatttttatcaaaatcgtTGGCTGAAGCTTCCTCAATCAATGAGATACTTGCCAATAGAGGAAGGATTAAATCATGTTGCTCAGGGTGGTTTTGCTTATCACACGTTAACAGAATCAGCTTATCCATATATCGAAAAAACTTTTGAAACTTCTATGATGTGCGAATTGATGGAAGTTCATCTCTTTCGAACGACTTTAGGGCTTTGGACTAGGAAAAATGGTCCCTTTACCGAAATGCTAAGAATTGG atttacGAAAATGAACAATATTGGTTTACGAGATCGTGAATTGAAACGTTGGTCTGCTAGAAAGCCTCGTTGTCCGGCAAATATGCTTATAGCCGAAGCTATATCGATTCAAGAAGCCGCCCCTGTTTTGTTGTTCCTCGTCGTTGGCATGGTTTTATCGTTGAGTGTATGTGCCatcgaaaatatcattttttggCTTTACTCCAAAAG ATCGTTGATAATAGATATCAATAGAAGACACATGGGTTGA